A genomic stretch from Chitinophagales bacterium includes:
- a CDS encoding type I restriction-modification system subunit M, producing MTVEQQQLLGKTLWKIADELRGSMNADDFRDYMLSFLFLRYLSDNYEQAALRELGNDCPTLPEGDRRSPLAMWYEQNPGDIEDFEAHMRRKVHYVIKPEYLWSNIAEMARTQHPDLLQTLEKGFKFIEEESFESTFRGLFSEINLSSEKLGKTYDARNKKLCNIIQKIHEGISQFSTDADMLGDAYEYLIGQFAAGSGKKAGEFYTPQRVSDILSEIVILDSQDPARGKKNKLESVYDFACGSGSLLLNVRKKVREAGGTIGKIYGQEKNITTYNLARMNMLLHGVKDTEFEIFHGDTLTNDWPLLRDAGPGNKITFDAIVANPPFSLKWDPTEAMGEDPRFKNYGLAPKSAADFAFLLHGFHYLSDEGTMAIILPHGVLFRGNAEKQIRTKLLKDGHIDTIIGLPANLFYSTGIPVCIIVLKKCKKFDDVLFINASELYEKGKRQNTLLPEHIRKIVDTYRERKEEDRFSRRVSMEEIEENDYNLNITRYVSTAEPEPEIDLQQVHRQLTEVEKKIAAAKAKHNQYLSELGLPPLP from the coding sequence ATGACCGTCGAACAACAACAGCTACTGGGCAAAACTCTGTGGAAGATAGCCGATGAGCTGCGCGGATCGATGAACGCCGACGACTTCCGCGATTATATGCTTTCGTTCCTCTTTTTGCGATACCTCAGCGACAACTACGAGCAGGCAGCCCTGCGGGAGCTGGGCAACGACTGCCCCACGCTGCCCGAAGGCGACCGCCGTTCGCCCCTGGCCATGTGGTACGAACAAAACCCCGGCGACATTGAGGACTTCGAAGCCCACATGCGCCGCAAAGTGCACTATGTCATCAAACCCGAATACCTGTGGAGCAACATTGCCGAGATGGCACGCACCCAACACCCCGACCTGCTGCAAACCCTCGAAAAAGGATTTAAATTCATCGAAGAAGAGTCGTTTGAAAGCACCTTCCGCGGGCTGTTTTCCGAAATCAACCTGTCCAGCGAAAAGCTGGGCAAAACCTATGACGCCCGCAACAAAAAGCTTTGCAACATCATCCAAAAAATTCATGAAGGCATCAGCCAATTTTCCACCGATGCCGACATGCTGGGCGATGCCTACGAGTACCTCATAGGCCAGTTTGCCGCCGGTTCGGGCAAAAAAGCCGGCGAGTTTTACACCCCACAGCGCGTGTCCGACATCCTGTCGGAAATCGTGATTCTCGACAGCCAGGACCCTGCCCGCGGCAAGAAAAACAAACTCGAAAGCGTCTATGACTTTGCCTGCGGCTCAGGTTCTTTGCTCTTGAATGTACGCAAAAAGGTGAGGGAAGCCGGCGGCACCATCGGCAAAATCTACGGGCAGGAAAAAAACATCACCACCTACAACCTTGCCCGTATGAATATGCTGCTGCACGGCGTGAAAGATACCGAATTTGAAATATTCCACGGCGACACTCTCACCAACGATTGGCCCCTCTTGCGCGATGCCGGTCCCGGCAACAAAATCACCTTCGACGCCATCGTAGCCAATCCGCCTTTTAGTTTAAAATGGGACCCCACCGAAGCCATGGGCGAAGACCCCCGCTTCAAGAATTATGGCCTGGCCCCCAAGTCGGCCGCCGATTTCGCTTTCCTGCTGCACGGCTTCCACTACCTCAGCGACGAAGGCACCATGGCCATCATCCTGCCCCATGGCGTTTTGTTCCGCGGCAATGCCGAAAAACAAATACGCACCAAGCTGCTTAAGGACGGTCACATCGACACCATCATCGGCTTGCCTGCCAACCTGTTCTATTCGACCGGCATTCCGGTGTGCATCATCGTCTTGAAGAAATGCAAAAAATTCGACGATGTGCTCTTCATCAACGCCTCGGAGCTCTACGAAAAAGGCAAGCGGCAAAACACCCTGCTGCCCGAACACATACGCAAGATAGTGGACACCTACCGGGAGCGCAAAGAAGAAGATCGCTTTTCGCGGCGTGTATCCATGGAAGAAATCGAAGAAAACGACTACAACCTCAACATCACACGTTATGTGAGCACCGCCGAGCCCGAACCCGAAATAGACCTGCAACAGGTGCACCGGCAACTCACCGAAGTGGAGAAAAAAATAGCCGCAGCCAAAGCCAAACACAATCAATATCTAAGCGAGCTGGGCTTGCCGCCTTTGCCGTAG